A window of Aurantibacillus circumpalustris genomic DNA:
CTTTTTCAGTGAGTAAGGTTCCTGAAGGAGTCCGTTCGGCAAGACAAAAACTGATGTTACAATTTGCAATAAGAGATTGGCTAAAACCAGTACTTGAAAAGTTTCCTACATTAAATCCAGTACCAGCATAATCGTTATTTAGTATGCTTATTTGAGAATTTATTTGTGCTTGAGAAATGTTAGGAAAAGTTCCAACCGTCTGCCCACTATGAATAACATGAAATACAACAGGAATAGTATAGTTTGTACTTTGATTCTTTTGCACGGATGCGCTTGCTTTATACTCCTCCACTTTAGCATTAAACCAATCATTCCAAGCTTTATCTGGCACTGGTGTTGCGCAAGTTCGTTTTGTTATTAGTGGTTCCTGAGCATTTAAAACGCCCGTTAGAAAAAACAGAAATACGTGTATTTTTTTCATGCAAGAAATTAAAGTTCGATATAGCTTTAATCAAGCTAAAATACAAAATAATAACAATATGATTTTTATACCATTCCGATTATTCTTTGATAAACTTTGTTGTATAAATCGTATTTCCTTTTTTTATAACAACAACAAAATAGATTCCGCTTTTTAAATCGCTAACGTCTATTTTGCCAGCATTTTCAAACCCAAGGTGCTTCAGTTCTTTTCCACAAACATCAATAATACTTATGTGAAATTCTTCTAAGCCGCCTGCTTCCATGTTTAAAACATCATAGACCGGGTTAGGGTAAACTTTTATTCCATTGACTGGGGTGGTGTTTTTTTCAATACCCGCCAGATTTTGGTAATCGCATCCTTTTGAACCGAACTGCTTTGTACCAAAAGTACTGTCTGTGTAACACAGGAACGATTCTATCCAATCACTAAAAAATGGGTCTGCATTCCCAAGATCAAAACGCGTTCTAAAGTTGAACAAAAAAAGTTCATTACCCAGGCGCTCTGCAATTCTTGACCGCCAGTTATATTGGCTTGACGGGAAATGTTGCGAAACATATAATTGCTTTAAAGTAAATCCGTTTTCTGTAATATAACTTATTGAATCTACCGTTGTGGTATAGCTTCCGGCTGGAAAAGAATTATACCATTTATGGCCAACTGCCGCATTAAAATTATAGAGCACCTGCCAGGTATGCTGAGTATAAGCGTTACGCATAAAGATCGTATCACCATCTTGTTTTATCAACGTAAGCGCGCAAGGTTTTGAATTTTCAGTATAAAATATGGAATGTCTGAGTACTTTAGCAGTAAAGGAATTTATAACCGTATCTCGCACATACTTTACTGCTTCGTTACGTTGTATCCAAGGGGTAAACTGGCTTGGGCCCAAAGCCACCTGCGAATAATGCCATTCAGCCCCAGGTGGACAAAATACAATTTGTGATTTGCTTTGAAAACTTAACATTGGGGTAAGGCAGAAAAGTAATAGTTTTTTCATTTTTGGGATGATTTAAATTTTGCGAAAAACTTTCCTTATAAAATTAAGCTATTTTTCAATAGTTTAAACAAATACCTTAATCAAAAATCTTCCCAGGATTTAAAATAGAATTCGGATCAAACACTTTTTTAATTCCTCGCATGACTTCTAAATGATATGAACTAAAAACAATTGGCAGATAAGGTTTCTGAACTAGTCCAATACCATGCTCACCGCTGATAGTTCCACCTAGAGCTTTACACAATTCAAAAATTTCGGTAATGCCTTTGGGCAAATCGTTTTCCCAAACAGAATCACTTAAATCACCTTTAATAATATTTACATGCAGATTACCGTCACCTGCGTGACCGTAGCACACTGATTTAAATCCGTATTTCTTGCCAATTTCCTTTACCCCCTTTAACAATCTTGGTAATTCAGCTCTAGGAACAACAGTATCTTCTTCTTTATACACACTATTACTTTTTACAGCTTCGCCTACTTTTCTCCTTATTTTCCAAAGTGCATTTTTTTGTTCAGCACTATCGGCAAATAAAATCTCATCACACTCATTATTTTGCATCACCTCCCCTATTCGCTCACAGTCTTTCATTAATACATCTACATCATTGCCATCTACCTCAACCAATAAA
This region includes:
- a CDS encoding T9SS type A sorting domain-containing protein — its product is MKKLLLFCLTPMLSFQSKSQIVFCPPGAEWHYSQVALGPSQFTPWIQRNEAVKYVRDTVINSFTAKVLRHSIFYTENSKPCALTLIKQDGDTIFMRNAYTQHTWQVLYNFNAAVGHKWYNSFPAGSYTTTVDSISYITENGFTLKQLYVSQHFPSSQYNWRSRIAERLGNELFLFNFRTRFDLGNADPFFSDWIESFLCYTDSTFGTKQFGSKGCDYQNLAGIEKNTTPVNGIKVYPNPVYDVLNMEAGGLEEFHISIIDVCGKELKHLGFENAGKIDVSDLKSGIYFVVVIKKGNTIYTTKFIKE